TCTGTTCATAGTGAATGTGACATCCATTACCCGGTCTGGTAAAATAGGTGTTTATTGTGTAGGATGGCATTTCACTTCTTAACCTGCCATAGTAAGTTGATCTGCTGCCTTTCCCATCTTTATAGCTCTGCCTTATTTGTTCTAATCTTTTAGAAGGTACGTATTCAGGTATGTTCTTCCAATTTCCACCTTGAGGAACATGACTTATTATTTCCAAATCTAACTCACTTAACTTTGAAGCATAATGGTTACCTATCATAATCCACCAACCTTTCATAATTCAGAATCCTATTTGCGCTTCTGCGTAATAGTTCCTTCTCGTCTTCATCTATCTGGAAAATTGATAGTAAGTCAAAAAATTCATCTTTGCTTAGTTTGTAAATTTTAGCTACTGTACACTCTAAATCTTGCTCTGTGATTTTCTCACCTTCTAAAAATTTATCATACATGGCAGCAATGTATTCTGTATGTTTATCTATCTTAGGAATTTTAAGCTTCTTTATTATTCCAGCTGATACATGATTTGTTGTTAAAAGAGCTCTTACCTGCATTTCAAAAACGAAAGAATTCATTATTACGAGTAACGCCTTTAGCAAATTCAAATTATCACTTCCTAAGTACGCTGTCCCTAATGAATTTCCTGCTATATAGCCTTTTTTAACAATAGCTGCTTTCATTGTTCGTTTTGAAGATAATCTTGCAACATCACGCCACACAATTTTGTCTTTATATACTGATGCAGGAACAGTAACAATAGATTCATCAATATACTTAATCGGATTTATATCAATTCCAAATCTGTCAACCATATATCCTTTGATAAAAACAATATTCCCGGTTTCTTTCAGTTTTTCTGAGATGCGCGTTTCATCGATCTCTCTCGTAAACTTTACCCCCCACAAGCTTGAGTAATATTCTATTGTCCTAAACTGCTCAAATTTCATCAGTAACGGAATTTTTTCAATGCCAATAGCAAATGGAAACGTATATGACTGTTGCTTAATATAATCATACTCACTCTCATTTAACAAGTGTGTCCTACATTCTAATTCCCGATTGAATAAAGATACACAAATGTTTGGTTCTTCTTCACCTTTTTTTAATACCATTGATATACTTGATGTATCAGCCTTTCCATATAGTTTAGCTTCTGCAGGATAATAGTTAATATTAAACACTTTATGATTTTGAAAAATCCACCTTCTTAATGGCACAGAAACCTGGTCACTAAGCAAGGAAGCCGGGGAAACTAATCCACACACACCTTTTTGTTGTACAAGGTGCAAAGCAACTTCCACACCACATCTTGATAGATTCGTTCCCCATTTCCCGAATTTTGATGTCGGTTGTGACAAGTAGAACTCTTGCTTCATATAGCTATCATAAGTGCTTATAGCTGCTTTGTATTCTTCAATTTTTATCTCATTGTGTTTTGAGTTGAATACCTTTTGAGGTTTTAATATTCCCCAAGGAGGGTTTGTAATACAAATATCAAACCCACAAGAAAATGACCTATAATTTATATATGCATCTGCAACTCTCTTTGTTGTAGATATATCAACCGAGTATTGGGTAGCTGTTTCTTTTATTCCTTTTTCGGCTTCCTGAACATTATCTAAAGAGATGTCCCATATTTCAATTTCAAGTTTTATATCTTTAAGACCCTTTTCAGATAACAATTCAATAAATAACTTCAGTAGTCTTCCATCGCCGCAAAATGGATCAATTATCTTGATTGTAGGCTGATTAAAATGATAATTCTCAATAACTTCAGTTATCATTTTACGTGCAACATTAAAATTTGTGTAAAATTGACCTAATATCTTAGCAGTTTCAAACTCTCCAAGAACATTTTTTTCTATAAAATCATAGTATTGTTTGCTGAATATTTCGGTATGAAGTTTTGTAATAGAATTCAATTTACCCCTCCTTTCGAGATTAAATATACCATAAAGTTTGGATTTTATCCAGTTAGATTTAGTAGTGTAGTCATATGCTGATATACAAATTGTGACTTTACTTTTGCAAAATAGTTTAAATATAAAACAAACCCCCAACTACAATGGTGAGCATATCTCCTTCCAGTATTTAAACTACCTTAATACACACTTGAAATCTATACTATATCGCATAAACTCATCCTTATAACCCTCCTAA
This genomic interval from Proteinivorax tanatarense contains the following:
- a CDS encoding Alw26I/Eco31I/Esp3I family type II restriction adenine-specific DNA-methyltransferase; translation: MNSITKLHTEIFSKQYYDFIEKNVLGEFETAKILGQFYTNFNVARKMITEVIENYHFNQPTIKIIDPFCGDGRLLKLFIELLSEKGLKDIKLEIEIWDISLDNVQEAEKGIKETATQYSVDISTTKRVADAYINYRSFSCGFDICITNPPWGILKPQKVFNSKHNEIKIEEYKAAISTYDSYMKQEFYLSQPTSKFGKWGTNLSRCGVEVALHLVQQKGVCGLVSPASLLSDQVSVPLRRWIFQNHKVFNINYYPAEAKLYGKADTSSISMVLKKGEEEPNICVSLFNRELECRTHLLNESEYDYIKQQSYTFPFAIGIEKIPLLMKFEQFRTIEYYSSLWGVKFTREIDETRISEKLKETGNIVFIKGYMVDRFGIDINPIKYIDESIVTVPASVYKDKIVWRDVARLSSKRTMKAAIVKKGYIAGNSLGTAYLGSDNLNLLKALLVIMNSFVFEMQVRALLTTNHVSAGIIKKLKIPKIDKHTEYIAAMYDKFLEGEKITEQDLECTVAKIYKLSKDEFFDLLSIFQIDEDEKELLRRSANRILNYERLVDYDR